A part of Carettochelys insculpta isolate YL-2023 chromosome 1, ASM3395843v1, whole genome shotgun sequence genomic DNA contains:
- the LOC142007697 gene encoding olfactory receptor 51G2-like: MTAINDSRFLHEVFLLTGIPGREYIYLWISIPFFLIYITSIMGNTFIVVVIKKDPSLHEPMYIFLSMLAITDLGLSITTMLTTLQIFLLNSREISLDACFAQLYFIHSISCIESSVLLFMSFDRLIAISDPLRYASILTPQRLAKMWLVCVLRGVVVNLPYPILLKRFQYCRANVLTHSCCTHGEVMRMACSDVTVNVTYGLWNALLTQGLDSLLIFLSYVMILKTVLSITSKAECLRALNTCVSHLCAVLAFYMPCIGLTLMHRFGKSSSLVQIILGYIYLLFPPLMNPIVYSVKSKHLRMKIVRMFVNCQFLHSV, encoded by the coding sequence ATGACTGCTATCAATGACAGCAGATTCCTACATGAAGTGTTCCTTCTCACTGGGATACCTGGACGAGAATACATCTACCTCTGGATTTCAATTCCCTTCTTCTTAATATATATTACTTCCATAATGGGAAATACATTCATTGTGGTTGTTATAAAAAAAGATCCAagtctccatgagcccatgtacattttcctttccatgttggccATCACAGATCTTGGATTATCAATAACTACCATGCTCACAACACTGCAAATATTCTTGTTGAACTCCAGGGAGATCAGTCTTGATGCTTGTTTTGCCCAGCTGTACTTCATTCATTCAATTTCATGCATTGAGTCCTCTGTCCTCCTGTTCATGTCCTTTGACCGCCTCATTGCAATTAGTGACCCCTTAAGGtatgcttccatcttaacccCACAGAGACTAGCCAAGATGTGGTTGGTGTGTGTACTGAGAGGGGTGGTTGTAAATCTTCCATATCCCATTCTCCTGAAAAGGTTCCAATACTGTAGAGCAAATGTCCTAACCCATAGCTGCTGCACACATGGAGAGGTTATGAGAATGGCTTGTTCAGATGTTACAGTTAATGTAACCTATGGTTTATGGAATGCACTCTTAACTCAAGGCTTGGATTCGCTGCTCATCTTCCTTTCTTATGTGATGATCCTCAAAACAGTACTGAGCATCACAtccaaggcagagtgcctcaGGGCCTTAAACACCTGTGTCTCCCATCTTTGCGCCGTCCTTGCCTTCTATATGCCATGTATCGGCCTAACGTTGATGCATAGATTTGGAAAGAGTTCTTCTTTGGTTCAGATTATCCTAGGCTATATCTACCTACTTTTCCCACCCCTGATGAACCCAattgtgtacagtgtgaaaagcaaacacctccGTATGAAGATAGTCAGGATGTTTGTCAACTGTCAATTTTTACATTCTGTCTAG